The DNA segment GCACCATTGCCAAGCGGCAGCGGGGAGAGACCGATCAGGGCTCCCGGCCAAGCCAAAGACAAGAAGAGAGGAGGGTAGGCAGATGAACCGGCCCACATTGGTGATGCTGGCCGCCGTTGCGGCCGTGGCGATGCTGGCAGTGCCAGCCCGCTCATCCATCGACTATTCGATGGCGGTGGAAGTCTGGACCGACCGTGGTGAGGATTTCTTCTACCTGCCTGGCGATCCCTTTCGGGTCTACTTCAGGGCTCCAGAGGATTGCTACCTGGTGCTTTATGAGATAGACACGGAGGGTAACGTCTACCTTCTGTTCCCCGAGCCTTTGGGCAGAGCTTTCTTCGCAAGGGGTGGCCTGGTTTATTGCGTTAACGACCTGGTTGAAGAGGCGGATTTGGCCGTGTTTGGGCCTTCTGGAGTCGGCTACATCGGGGTATTGGCAAGCCCCGTGCCGTTTCGTGTGCCGACTTGGCTGCGGCCACATCCTGCCCTGCGAAGGTGGGTCACTGTGTACCACCGCTGGTACTACCCTCCGGTGGTCGTGGAGCCCTATGTGGCAATATTTCACATCAACGCCAGGATCGCAGAGGGGTGGGGGTGGGGATTGCGGTTCGGTGTGGGGTATTGCTGGTTCTACGTGGAGCGGCGCTACGTTCCGGTCTACCCAATTTGGCATCCACGTTACTGGGAAGTGCGCGTGGTGACGCGCCCGCTCTACGACCGCCTATGGAC comes from the Calditrichota bacterium genome and includes:
- a CDS encoding DUF4384 domain-containing protein; this encodes MNRPTLVMLAAVAAVAMLAVPARSSIDYSMAVEVWTDRGEDFFYLPGDPFRVYFRAPEDCYLVLYEIDTEGNVYLLFPEPLGRAFFARGGLVYCVNDLVEEADLAVFGPSGVGYIGVLASPVPFRVPTWLRPHPALRRWVTVYHRWYYPPVVVEPYVAIFHINARIAEGWGWGLRFGVGYCWFYVERRYVPVYPIWHPRYWEVRVVTRPLYDRLWTRHDSFYRLPPRRAEDHHVPRQPEHRSPEPRPFERPRQFRASPAPEPPSWVQAADSRRPYDGGPARLRREDGSRQRIAREEPSEQGFRPERQLGRPESPRLWERTAPQAAPRSDEAVRSRRR